The Nicotiana tabacum cultivar K326 chromosome 14, ASM71507v2, whole genome shotgun sequence genome contains a region encoding:
- the LOC107764995 gene encoding uncharacterized protein LOC107764995, with translation MRLNGGDPRRGRHVPQILVALAILAVANIVSADPYVYASPPPPTYEYKSPPPPSPSPPPPYEYKSPPPPSPSPPPPYVYKSPPPPSPSPPPPYVYKSPPPPSPSPPPPYVYKSPPPPSPSPPPPYVYKSPPPPSPSPPPPYYYKSPPPPSPSPPPPYYYKSPPPPSPSPPPPYYYKSPPPPSPSPPPPYYYKSPPPPAKSPPPPYYYSSPPPPVKSPPPPYYYSSPPPPVKSPPPPYYYSSPPPPVKSPPPPYYYSSPPPPVKSPPPPYYYSSPPPPVKSPPPPYYYTSPPPPTPYYPPHHSLIVKVVGKVYCYRCYDWKYPKNSHDKKHLKGAVVEVTCKVGDKKIKSYGTTKINGKFAITVEGFDYAKYGADACMAKLHKAPKDSKCNIPTNLHWGIKGASLKVKSKDKYEVVLYAKPFAYASKTPYEECMKPKPTPAPYYYKSPPPPSPKYIYKSPPPPSPKYVYKSPPPPTPTYVYKSPPPPSPKYVYKSPPPPTPTYVYKSPPPPSPKYVYKSPPPPSPKYVYKSPPPPSPKYVYKSPPPPSPKYVYKSPPPLSPKYVYKSPPPPSPKYVYKSPPPPSPKYVYKSPPPPSPKYVYKSPPPPSPKYVYKSPPPPPYYYKSPPPPSPSPPPPYYYKSPPPPSPSPPPPYYYKSPPPPSPSPPPPYYYKSPPPPSPSPPPPYYYKSPPPPSPSPPPPYYYKSPPPPDPSPPPPYYYKSPPPPSPSPPPPYYYKSPPPPSPSPPPPYYYKSPPPPSPSPPPPYYYHSPPPPSPSPPPPYYYHSPPPPSPSPPPPYYYHSPPPPVKSPPPPYYYHSPPPPVKSPPPPYYYHSPPPPVKSPPPPYYYTSPPPPVKSPPPPVYIYASPPPPVHY, from the exons ATGAGGCTTAACGGTGGCGACCCCCGCCGGGGTCGTCATGTGCCACAAATCTTAGTGGCATTGGCCATTTTGGCTGTTGCTAATATTGTTTCTGCTGACCCTTATGTATATGCTTCTCCCCCACCACCAACTTACGAATACAAGTCACCACcccctccttctccttctccgccaCCGCCTTATGAGTACAAGTCTCCACCACCACCGTCACCATCTCCACCACCACCCTATGTGTATAAATCACCGCCACCTCCTTCACCATCTCCACCACCTCCATACGTTTACAAGTCGCCACCTCCTCCTTCACCATCTCCTCCACCGCCGTATGTGTACAAGTCGCCACCACCTCCATCACCATCTCCACCACCACCATATGTATATAAATCACCACCACCTCCTTCACCATCACCTCCACCACCATATTACTACAAATCCCCGCCACCACCTTCACCTTCACCACCTCCACCTTATTATTACAAGTCTCCCCCACCACCTTCTCCATCACCACCTCCACCATACTACTATAAATCACCACCACCCCCTTCACCCTCTCCCCCACCACCTTACTATTACAAGTCCCCACCACCACCTGCTAAGTCACCTCCTCCACCGTACTACTACTCCTCCCCTCCACCACCAGTTAAGTCACCTCCTCCACCGTACTACTACTCCTCTCCTCCACCACCAGTTAAGTCACCTCCACCACCGTACTACTACTCTTCCCCTCCACCACCAGTTAAGTCACCTCCTCCTCCTTACTACTACTCCTCCCCTCCCCCACCAGTTAAGTCACCTCCTCCACCTTACTACTACTCCTCCCCTCCACCACCAGTTAAGTCACCTCCTCCACCTTACTACTACACTTCACCACCACCCCCAACTCCTTACTATCCTCCTCATCATTCCTTGATCGTTAAAGTTGTTGGAAAAGTCTACTGCTACAGATGCTATGACTGGAAATACCCAAAGAACTCCCACGACAAGAAGCACCTCAAAG GTGCTGTTGTTGAGGTCACATGCAAAGTTGGTGACAAGAAAATCAAGAGCTATGGTACCACTAAAATCAATGGCAAGTTTGCTATCACAGTCGAAGGATTTGACTATGCTAAATATGGAGCAGATGCATGCATGGCTAAACTCCACAAAGCACCAAAGGATTCAAAATGTAACATTCCTACAAATCTACACTGGGGCATTAAAGGTGCTAGCCTCAAAGTGAAGTCAAAGGATAAATACGAAGTTGTACTCTATGCAAAACCATTTGCTTATGCCTCCAAAACTCCTTATGAAGAATGCATGAAGCCTAAGCCAACTCCCGCACCTTactattacaaatctccacctccTCCGTcaccaaaatatatatacaagtcACCACCTCCACCATCACCAAAATACGTGTATAAGTCACCGCCTCCTCCAACCCCAACGTATGTGTACAAATCACCGCCGCCTCCATCCCCTAAATACGTGTATAAATCACCGCCTCCTCCAACCCCAACATACGTCTACAAGTCACCGCCTCCTCCATCACCAAAATACGTGTACAAGTCCCCGCCTCCTCCATCACCGAAATATGTGTACAAATCACCACCGCCTCCATCCCCTAAATACGTGTATAAATCACCGCCTCCTCCATCACCAAAATACGTGTACAAGTCCCCGCCTCCTCTATCACCGAAATACGTGTATAAGTCACCGCCTCCTCCATCACCAAAATACGTGTATAAATCACCGCCGCCTCCATCCCCTAAATACGTGTATAAATCACCGCCTCCTCCATCACCAAAATACGTCTACAAGTCCCCGCCTCCTCCATCACCGAAATACGTGTATAAGTCACCGCCACCACCACCTTACTATTACAAGTCTCCACCACCACCATCTCCATCTCCTCCTCCACCTTACTATTACAAGTCACCACCACCCCCATCACCATCACCCCCACCTCCTTACTATTACAAGTCTCCTCCACCACCATCGCCATCTCCTCCTCCACCTTATTATTACAAGTCACCACCACCACCCTCTCCATCACCACCACCTCCTTACTATTACAAGTCTCCTCCACCACCATCGCCATCTCCTCCTCCACCATACTACTACAAGTCTCCACCACCCCCGGACCCGTCTCCTCCTCCGCCATACTATTACAAGTCTCCACCACCACCATCACCATCACCTCCACCTCCCTATTACTACAAGTCCCCTCCCCCACCATCACCATCACCTCCACCTCCCTATTACTACAAGTCTCCACCACCACCATCACCATCACCCCCACCTCCATACTATTACCACTCTCCACCACCCCCATCACCATCTCCCCCACCTCCATACTATTACCACTCTCCACCACCCCCATCACCATCTCCCCCACCTCCCTACTATTACCACTCCCCACCTCCACCTGTGAAGTCTCCCCCTCCTCCATACTATTATCACTCTCCACCTCCACCTGTGAAGTCTCCACCACCTCCATACTATTACCACTCCCCACCTCCACCTGTGAAGTCTCCCCCTCCTCCATACTACTACACCTCACCTCCCCCACCCGTAAAATCACCTCCCCCTCCAGTATACATTTATGCTTCTCCGCCACCACCAGTCCACTACTAA